In Agrococcus jenensis, the genomic window ACCCCGTGCCAGGTTGCAGCGATCGCGGCAGCTGCATCTCGGGCGTGTCGCGGCAGGGCGACGGCACGCGTCACGGGCGCGCTGCACGCACGCGCGAGGCGCGAGCGCTGACGGCGGCGAGCCCCAGCGCACCGGCGACGGCGAGCATGACGCCCAGCGCGCCCTGCGCTCCGGCGCCGCCGAGGCCCGACGGCACGCCGCTCGGCGGCGTGTGCGCATCGACCACCTGCACCGCGAGCTGGAGGCTCTCCTGCCGCGCGTTGCCCCACGCCGTCACGATCGTGTTCGCGCCCTCTGCCAGCTCGACGTCCACCGGTCCGATCACGACGTCATCGGTGCCGGCGAGCACCACGTCGACGGAGACGGCTCCGGCCGGCACCTCGAGCAGCGCCTCGTCCGGATTCGTCAGGCTCCCGGCGATCACCGCGCCGTCGGCGCGCACGTCGACGGCGGGTGCGGCGGCGAGGTGGCGGACGGTCAGCCTCGCCTGCCCGGCGGCGACCGGCTCGGTGCTGTTCGAGAACACCGAGAGCGTCGGCTGGTCGTCCGCGGT contains:
- a CDS encoding DUF4397 domain-containing protein, which encodes MKGTIVISAGAALALVALGGAPALAAGDDSTVSVLHMIPGITVDAYIDGEEAITDFEPGELTDPIQLAPGVYDVQLYYDGETPDTAEPAVEALGVEVPAGQNLTITGNLTADDQPTLSVFSNSTEPVAAGQARLTVRHLAAAPAVDVRADGAVIAGSLTNPDEALLEVPAGAVSVDVVLAGTDDVVIGPVDVELAEGANTIVTAWGNARQESLQLAVQVVDAHTPPSGVPSGLGGAGAQGALGVMLAVAGALGLAAVSARASRVRAARP